One Maribacter cobaltidurans genomic window carries:
- a CDS encoding helix-turn-helix transcriptional regulator has translation MGLDTVKRFDRIVAILIQLQSKRIVKAQELADRFEVSLRTIYRDIRTLEASGVPIASEAGVGYSIMEGYRLPPVMFTREEAGSFVAAEKLMQQFTDKSLGSYYESAMYKLKSVLRGREKDWVEALEAQVTIFPAQQLFNDKIPDALEILFESIAEKKQVFLKYSSMEAEEPSERHIEPIGVFNENSYWYVMGYCHLREDYRQFRTDRILKIARTDRSFMVNHKTLDELRQKGETTVKTKVRILVDKKVSRYLSGSKKHHGFISETSKGNEVEMTFMVDNIDNYFPRWYLSFGDYARILEPESLKKRVTEILNQTYKGLK, from the coding sequence ATGGGATTGGATACCGTTAAACGTTTTGATAGGATTGTAGCTATCTTGATACAGTTACAATCCAAGCGCATTGTTAAGGCACAAGAACTTGCCGACCGCTTTGAGGTCAGCCTTCGTACTATTTATCGTGATATCCGCACTTTGGAAGCTTCTGGCGTACCCATTGCCAGTGAGGCCGGTGTGGGATATTCCATTATGGAGGGCTATCGCTTGCCCCCGGTCATGTTTACCCGTGAGGAAGCTGGCAGCTTTGTGGCAGCGGAGAAATTAATGCAACAGTTTACGGACAAGTCCTTGGGTTCTTACTATGAATCTGCCATGTATAAGTTGAAATCCGTGTTGCGGGGAAGGGAAAAAGATTGGGTAGAAGCCCTTGAAGCACAAGTGACCATTTTTCCGGCGCAACAATTATTCAATGACAAAATACCCGATGCCCTTGAAATTCTTTTTGAAAGCATTGCGGAGAAAAAACAGGTGTTCTTAAAATATTCTTCGATGGAAGCTGAGGAACCTTCGGAAAGACACATTGAACCCATAGGGGTTTTCAACGAAAATTCCTATTGGTATGTAATGGGGTATTGCCATCTACGCGAGGACTACCGGCAATTTAGGACCGATAGGATTCTAAAAATCGCACGTACAGACCGCTCTTTTATGGTGAATCACAAAACGCTTGATGAACTGCGCCAAAAGGGCGAAACTACTGTAAAAACCAAAGTTCGGATTTTGGTAGACAAAAAAGTAAGTAGGTACTTAAGTGGTAGTAAAAAGCATCACGGATTTATCTCTGAAACAAGTAAAGGAAACGAAGTAGAAATGACATTTATGGTAGATAACATTGATAATTATTTTCCCCGATGGTATCTTTCCTTTGGCGATTATGCCCGAATTTTAGAACCCGAATCCTTAAAGAAAAGAGTAACCGAGATTTTAAACCAGACCTATAAGGGACTAAAATAA
- a CDS encoding PhzF family phenazine biosynthesis protein, giving the protein MKQKIYQIDAFTNKLFGGNPAAVCILETWLPDDTMQKIAAENNLAETAFAVPRGNDYELRWFTPEVEVDLCGHATLATAYVIFNYYDYKEHTIRFISPRSGELLVKKNETGQMTMDFPTDDLVPVESLNEINQAIGKQPLETYKGKTDYLLIYENQQDIENIRPNFHLLDQLDCRGVIVSAKGDTVDFVSRFFAPQCGIPEDPVTGSAHTTLTPYWSKKLNKTVMSAKQLSARGGDLTCEYLGNRVKISGSAVCYLEGEIDIYH; this is encoded by the coding sequence ATGAAACAAAAAATATATCAAATCGATGCTTTTACGAACAAGCTCTTTGGTGGTAACCCTGCAGCCGTATGTATACTGGAAACCTGGTTGCCCGATGATACCATGCAAAAAATAGCGGCGGAAAATAATTTGGCAGAAACCGCTTTTGCCGTCCCTCGTGGCAATGATTATGAACTACGCTGGTTTACACCAGAGGTAGAGGTCGACCTGTGTGGACATGCTACCTTGGCCACAGCCTATGTTATCTTTAATTATTACGATTACAAAGAACATACCATTAGGTTTATTTCGCCCAGAAGCGGTGAACTCCTGGTAAAAAAGAATGAAACCGGACAAATGACCATGGATTTTCCAACGGACGACCTAGTTCCAGTTGAAAGTTTAAACGAAATCAACCAAGCTATCGGCAAACAACCATTAGAAACCTATAAGGGCAAAACAGATTACTTGTTGATTTACGAAAACCAGCAAGATATTGAAAATATTAGGCCGAATTTTCACTTATTGGACCAGTTGGATTGCAGGGGAGTCATCGTTTCGGCTAAAGGAGATACTGTCGATTTTGTGTCCCGTTTCTTTGCTCCACAATGTGGTATTCCAGAAGATCCCGTAACAGGTTCGGCACATACGACCCTTACTCCCTATTGGTCTAAAAAATTGAACAAAACTGTTATGAGTGCCAAGCAGCTATCGGCAAGAGGTGGTGACCTTACCTGTGAATATTTGGGAAACAGGGTGAAAATTTCGGGAAGCGCAGTTTGCTATCTTGAAGGTGAAATCGATATTTATCACTAA
- a CDS encoding serine hydrolase domain-containing protein: MKNNRSYMLKAIYFSLSLGLCCNPILGQKANISLTGKTYQKIDSLDVYHKIDSIITNGIKHEAFPGAQVLVALNDTIIFHEAFGYHTYDSIQHVALDDLYDLASVTKITGPLPAIMKLVGEGKLDLDVPFSTYWKPWKRRKDKKDITLREILAHQAGLQPYIVFLNKTLKKNGRFKNRFLRKSRSNRFEKQAFDSIYVKTRFNRKMYRMINRSKVSEDKTYRYSGLTFLLFPKIITDLTGVPYEQYIIENFYEPIGAKTLGFLPSTKNYPNHIVPTEMDTIYRHTLTKGWVHDENASLLGGISGNAGLFGTAEDLAKIMQMYLQYGSYNGKQILPEEVVKEFTTVQFPENDNRRGLGFDKSLLGNDTLALNDAYPAPEVSPESFGHSGFTGTFVWADPENQLVYIFLSNRVYPNREHRQLYELNIRSAIQQVFYKALEPQL, translated from the coding sequence TTGAAAAACAATAGAAGCTATATGCTAAAAGCCATCTACTTTTCTCTATCCCTTGGTCTATGCTGTAATCCAATATTGGGGCAAAAGGCCAATATATCCCTCACGGGCAAGACCTACCAAAAGATTGATTCCTTAGATGTTTACCATAAAATAGATTCCATTATAACAAATGGTATAAAACATGAAGCTTTTCCTGGAGCTCAAGTCTTAGTAGCCCTTAACGACACGATTATCTTTCATGAAGCTTTTGGATATCACACCTACGACAGTATTCAACACGTAGCCTTAGACGATTTGTACGACCTCGCTTCTGTAACAAAAATTACGGGGCCATTACCGGCCATCATGAAATTGGTGGGCGAGGGCAAATTGGATTTGGATGTGCCTTTCAGCACCTATTGGAAACCTTGGAAACGCAGAAAAGATAAAAAAGATATAACGCTTAGAGAGATTTTAGCCCATCAGGCGGGATTGCAGCCCTACATAGTTTTTCTCAACAAAACCCTAAAAAAGAACGGTCGGTTTAAAAATAGATTTTTACGGAAATCCAGAAGTAATCGATTTGAAAAACAGGCCTTTGACAGTATTTACGTAAAAACTAGATTTAATCGAAAAATGTACCGAATGATTAATCGGTCTAAGGTTTCGGAGGATAAGACCTATCGGTATTCCGGGTTGACTTTTCTTCTTTTTCCAAAAATAATCACAGATTTGACAGGGGTTCCCTATGAGCAATATATAATCGAAAACTTTTATGAGCCCATTGGTGCCAAGACTCTAGGTTTTCTCCCGTCAACCAAAAACTATCCGAATCACATAGTCCCCACCGAAATGGATACTATTTACCGACATACTTTGACCAAAGGTTGGGTACATGACGAGAATGCTTCCTTGCTTGGCGGTATTTCCGGTAATGCAGGATTGTTCGGCACAGCCGAGGACTTGGCTAAAATCATGCAAATGTATCTCCAGTATGGAAGCTACAATGGCAAACAAATTCTTCCGGAGGAGGTGGTAAAAGAATTTACCACAGTTCAATTTCCTGAAAATGATAATCGAAGAGGACTTGGGTTTGACAAATCACTTTTAGGCAATGATACCTTGGCTTTAAACGATGCATATCCCGCCCCAGAAGTAAGCCCGGAAAGCTTTGGCCACAGTGGTTTTACGGGTACTTTTGTTTGGGCAGATCCAGAAAACCAGTTGGTATATATCTTTTTGTCCAATAGGGTTTACCCAAATCGTGAGCATCGACAGCTGTATGAACTGAATATTCGTTCTGCCATACAGCAAGTATTTTACAAGGCTTTAGAACCCCAATTATAA
- a CDS encoding 3'-5' exonuclease: MLHKINLEHILFLDIETVPEKAEFQELDDVKQELWEQKSKYQRKEDFTAEEFYDRAGIWAEFGKIICISVGYFKIQGETLHFRVTTFHGDETKLLKDFKNLLNGHFSEAKHLLCAHNGKEFDFPYIARRMIINGISLPWKLDLFGKKPWEVPHLDTMDLWKFGDYKHYTSLKLMANILGIPSPKEDIDGSMVRDVFYEDNDLDRIITYCELDVVTTAQVFLKLRNEPLLEEHQIKKV, encoded by the coding sequence ATGCTGCACAAGATTAACTTGGAACACATCCTATTTTTGGATATTGAAACCGTACCTGAAAAGGCGGAGTTTCAGGAATTGGACGATGTAAAACAGGAACTTTGGGAACAAAAATCAAAATATCAGCGCAAGGAGGATTTTACTGCGGAAGAATTTTATGATAGGGCAGGTATTTGGGCGGAGTTCGGGAAGATTATCTGTATTTCGGTAGGATATTTTAAAATACAAGGTGAAACCCTCCACTTTAGGGTTACCACTTTTCATGGCGATGAAACTAAACTATTAAAGGACTTTAAAAATCTTTTGAACGGTCATTTCAGCGAAGCCAAACACTTGCTCTGCGCACACAACGGTAAGGAATTCGATTTTCCTTATATCGCCCGTAGAATGATCATAAATGGTATTTCCTTGCCTTGGAAATTGGACCTTTTTGGAAAAAAACCCTGGGAAGTTCCACACCTGGACACTATGGACCTTTGGAAATTTGGGGATTATAAACATTATACTTCCTTAAAGCTAATGGCGAACATCTTGGGCATACCCTCCCCTAAGGAAGACATTGATGGCAGTATGGTGAGAGATGTTTTTTATGAGGATAACGATTTGGACCGTATCATCACCTATTGCGAACTGGATGTGGTTACCACGGCCCAGGTCTTTCTAAAACTTCGTAACGAACCTTTATTGGAGGAGCATCAAATTAAAAAGGTGTGA
- a CDS encoding methylated-DNA--[protein]-cysteine S-methyltransferase translates to METAFIQTPLGTAKLEGDENGLTVITVLDTDETLTDIIPVELEDAAYQLKEYFDGSRTRFDLLLNPSGTDFQKSVWKALQEIPYGKTVSYLDLSKTLGDVKAIRAVASANGKNPLWIVVPCHRVIGSDGSLTGYAGGLHRKKWLLEHENPVKQQSLF, encoded by the coding sequence ATGGAAACTGCCTTTATCCAAACGCCTTTAGGAACGGCAAAATTGGAAGGAGATGAAAATGGTCTCACTGTCATTACCGTTTTGGATACCGATGAAACCCTTACAGACATTATTCCTGTTGAATTGGAAGACGCCGCCTACCAATTGAAGGAGTATTTTGATGGCTCGAGAACACGATTCGACCTACTACTCAATCCATCCGGCACCGATTTTCAAAAATCCGTTTGGAAAGCCCTTCAGGAAATCCCCTATGGTAAAACCGTTTCCTATTTGGATTTAAGTAAAACCTTGGGCGATGTAAAAGCGATTAGGGCAGTAGCCTCGGCCAACGGAAAAAATCCGCTTTGGATCGTAGTTCCTTGCCATCGCGTTATTGGTAGTGATGGATCACTTACCGGCTATGCCGGCGGACTTCACCGGAAAAAGTGGCTTTTGGAGCACGAAAACCCCGTAAAGCAGCAATCCTTATTCTAA
- a CDS encoding GNAT family N-acetyltransferase — protein sequence MISISNGTFEITPIHEKYAWRICDFVTVNTSRLKTYFPRTLTENLTPDLSQLFVDRKIKDFKSKNEFLFVIKNTIDRTVAGLLFVKNLDYTKKEAELAYCIGYQHEGIGITTMAVKEITNWSFKELDLKTLRIIVHRTNPASIRIAEKCGYVWKETLPKEHQPPEMAPMDMELYIKTNEG from the coding sequence ATGATTTCCATATCGAACGGTACTTTTGAAATAACGCCCATTCATGAAAAATACGCATGGAGAATCTGCGATTTTGTAACCGTAAATACCTCTAGATTAAAGACCTATTTCCCACGGACCTTGACCGAAAACCTAACTCCGGACCTATCCCAACTCTTTGTAGATAGAAAGATCAAGGACTTTAAAAGTAAAAACGAGTTTTTATTCGTCATAAAGAACACTATAGACAGAACGGTTGCGGGATTGTTGTTTGTAAAAAATCTGGATTACACCAAGAAAGAGGCAGAGCTTGCTTACTGTATTGGGTACCAGCATGAAGGAATTGGCATAACTACCATGGCGGTGAAGGAAATAACCAATTGGTCTTTTAAGGAATTGGACTTAAAAACATTACGGATTATTGTACATAGGACAAATCCAGCGAGTATCCGTATTGCGGAGAAATGTGGATATGTCTGGAAGGAGACTTTGCCTAAGGAACACCAGCCTCCGGAAATGGCACCTATGGATATGGAACTCTATATTAAAACCAATGAAGGATAA
- a CDS encoding CNNM domain-containing protein — MGLLIFYALISIFFSFLCSILEAVLLSITPTFVNVKKREGKTYALTLEELKQDVDQPLIAILTLNTIAHTVGAILVGVQAKVAYAELYGTTQRSILGMEFTEDLMVGVVSTLMTILILVASEIIPKTIGATYWRQLANFTAKTLKAMVLALKYTGLLWLLQLFTKLVGGKGHHGSVLSREDFTAMTDMAHEEGVFLKSESTIIKNLLRFDQVLVKDIMTPRAVMKIASSDKTIQAFFEDNPKLRFSRIPIFEDKMDNITGFVLKDNVYEEIISENGDLPLKEIKREILLTKRDTPIPKLFDTFVNKREHIALVVDEYGSVSGLVTMEDVIETLLGLEIMDESDNVADLQLLARRNWENRAKQSGVIEKNPVEEEKPKEEKEE, encoded by the coding sequence ATGGGATTACTGATTTTTTATGCCCTTATATCCATTTTCTTTTCCTTTCTATGCTCCATATTGGAGGCTGTTCTTCTTAGCATCACCCCAACTTTTGTCAATGTAAAAAAAAGAGAGGGCAAAACGTACGCCTTAACGTTGGAAGAGCTAAAACAAGATGTAGACCAACCTCTGATTGCCATATTGACCTTAAATACCATTGCCCATACCGTAGGTGCAATCTTGGTAGGTGTTCAGGCCAAAGTAGCGTATGCCGAGCTTTATGGCACTACACAACGTTCCATATTGGGCATGGAATTCACGGAAGACCTTATGGTAGGGGTAGTTTCCACCCTTATGACCATTTTGATTCTTGTCGCGTCGGAAATCATTCCAAAAACTATCGGCGCTACGTATTGGAGACAACTGGCCAATTTTACGGCCAAAACTCTTAAGGCCATGGTCCTGGCATTAAAGTATACTGGTTTATTATGGTTATTACAGCTTTTTACAAAACTGGTAGGTGGAAAAGGACATCATGGAAGTGTATTGAGCCGCGAAGATTTTACGGCCATGACCGATATGGCACACGAGGAAGGTGTTTTTTTAAAATCGGAATCCACCATTATTAAAAACTTGTTACGTTTTGACCAAGTTTTGGTAAAGGATATCATGACCCCACGTGCAGTGATGAAAATTGCCTCCTCCGATAAAACCATTCAGGCCTTTTTTGAAGACAATCCTAAGTTGCGCTTTTCCAGAATTCCCATTTTTGAGGATAAGATGGATAATATAACCGGTTTTGTTTTGAAGGACAACGTCTATGAGGAAATCATCAGCGAAAATGGGGATTTGCCTTTAAAAGAAATAAAACGCGAGATTTTATTGACAAAGCGGGATACACCCATCCCCAAACTGTTCGATACTTTTGTGAACAAACGGGAACATATTGCCCTAGTGGTGGACGAATACGGTTCAGTAAGTGGGTTGGTAACCATGGAAGATGTCATAGAAACGCTTCTAGGCCTTGAAATCATGGATGAAAGTGATAATGTAGCGGACTTACAGCTTTTGGCACGTAGAAATTGGGAAAACAGGGCCAAACAGAGCGGGGTCATTGAAAAAAATCCGGTTGAGGAAGAAAAACCCAAAGAAGAAAAAGAAGAATAG
- the hemB gene encoding porphobilinogen synthase, giving the protein MYPLIRNRRLRASESIRRLVRETIISPDDFLVPLFVVEGKGIKEEIASMPNYFRLSLDNLEKEVKELWSMGLSSVLLFVKVPDNLKDNAGAEAVNDNGLMQLAIKTVKNACPQMLVMTDVALDPYSSYGHDGIVADGQILNDETVEILSEMSVSHAKAGADFVAPSDMMDGRILSIREALEDEGYSNTGIMSYGAKYASAFYGPFRDALDSAPVDIKNVPKDKKTYQMDYANRYEAIRETQMDIDEGADIVMVKPGLCYLDIVREIRNEVDVPVAVYQVSGEYAMVKAAAEKGWLDHDAVMMEQLTAIKRAGANIIASYFAKDVVKLLNT; this is encoded by the coding sequence ATGTACCCACTCATAAGAAACAGAAGATTACGCGCATCAGAATCCATTCGAAGATTGGTTAGGGAAACTATCATAAGTCCGGATGATTTTTTAGTACCCCTTTTCGTCGTAGAAGGTAAAGGAATAAAGGAAGAGATTGCCTCCATGCCCAATTACTTTCGATTGAGTTTGGACAATTTGGAAAAAGAGGTCAAGGAACTTTGGAGTATGGGACTTTCCTCCGTGCTGTTGTTCGTGAAAGTCCCTGACAATCTAAAAGACAATGCAGGGGCCGAAGCAGTAAATGACAACGGGCTAATGCAATTGGCCATTAAAACGGTCAAGAATGCCTGTCCGCAGATGTTGGTCATGACCGATGTCGCCCTTGATCCCTATTCGTCATACGGGCATGATGGCATTGTGGCCGATGGACAAATCCTAAATGACGAAACCGTAGAAATTCTTTCTGAAATGAGCGTTTCGCATGCCAAGGCCGGTGCCGATTTTGTTGCTCCTAGTGATATGATGGACGGCAGAATCCTAAGCATTCGCGAAGCTTTGGAAGATGAAGGTTATAGTAACACTGGAATCATGAGCTATGGTGCCAAATACGCCAGTGCATTTTATGGTCCGTTTCGAGATGCGCTGGATTCTGCGCCCGTGGATATTAAGAACGTTCCCAAGGACAAAAAGACCTATCAGATGGATTATGCCAATCGGTATGAAGCTATCAGGGAAACCCAAATGGACATTGACGAAGGTGCCGATATCGTCATGGTAAAACCCGGACTTTGTTATTTGGATATTGTCCGTGAAATTAGGAACGAAGTGGACGTGCCTGTGGCCGTGTACCAGGTCTCTGGCGAATACGCCATGGTAAAAGCTGCTGCCGAAAAAGGCTGGCTGGACCATGATGCCGTGATGATGGAACAATTGACCGCAATCAAACGTGCCGGGGCCAACATCATCGCTTCTTATTTCGCTAAAGATGTTGTCAAACTGCTTAATACCTAA
- a CDS encoding serine hydrolase domain-containing protein encodes MKNVLFYASLSCFVILGACNHQTQEQVTPGPTEKTQRFSSNYFPQKFENDQRTSKITGAQDKIQGIFEANAKARHIPGISYGIVVNDSLVLTGSYGVIDLETQIEASPTKAFRIASMTKSFTAMAILKLRDEGKLDLDDPVSNYFPQLDTLIYLTQDSPAITIKNLLTMTAGFPEDNPWGDRHLNDPTEMLENMLAEGLSLSKVPSFQFEYSNTGYGMLGQIVAKVSGNTFQEYITHNILIPLGMEHTYWEYEKVPEDLLVHGYRYEDDTWKPEPILHDGVFGSMGGLITTIADFSKYVSFHLSAWPPRSEKDNGPVKRSTLREMHTPQYPYLSTWATDWNSEPCARVSGYGYGLGISEDCKGIIKVSHGGALPGYGSNYSFFPEYGIGIMAFGNLTYTGPLPLDEISKILFEELELQPRKKVASQMLKNKKDQLVSALKTWETGMDTTVFADNFFLDRSLEKRTQHISDLKQTIGEIDSIGEIRPRNQLRGDFEIYGKHGTISVFFTLNPEIDPKIQQLEMRIKP; translated from the coding sequence ATGAAAAATGTCCTTTTCTACGCTTCCCTGTCCTGTTTTGTGATACTGGGTGCCTGTAATCATCAGACCCAAGAGCAAGTTACTCCTGGCCCTACTGAAAAAACACAGCGGTTCTCCAGCAATTATTTCCCCCAAAAATTTGAAAACGATCAGCGGACAAGCAAAATTACTGGGGCACAGGATAAAATCCAGGGGATTTTTGAAGCCAATGCAAAAGCCAGACATATTCCGGGCATCAGCTACGGCATTGTGGTGAACGACTCACTGGTACTTACCGGAAGTTATGGTGTTATTGACCTTGAAACACAAATCGAAGCCAGCCCCACGAAAGCCTTCCGGATTGCGAGCATGACCAAAAGTTTTACGGCCATGGCCATTTTAAAATTGCGGGACGAAGGCAAGTTGGATTTGGACGACCCTGTATCAAATTACTTTCCGCAGTTGGACACCTTGATATACCTTACCCAAGATTCCCCGGCAATTACCATAAAGAACCTTCTAACGATGACCGCAGGCTTTCCCGAGGACAACCCTTGGGGCGATCGCCATTTGAACGATCCTACGGAAATGTTGGAAAATATGTTGGCCGAGGGACTTTCCCTCTCCAAAGTTCCTTCCTTTCAATTCGAATATAGCAATACGGGATATGGCATGTTGGGTCAGATTGTGGCAAAAGTCTCCGGAAATACCTTTCAGGAGTACATCACCCATAATATCCTAATTCCATTGGGTATGGAGCATACTTATTGGGAATATGAAAAAGTACCCGAGGACTTGTTAGTACACGGATACCGATATGAGGATGACACTTGGAAGCCCGAACCCATTTTGCACGATGGTGTCTTCGGTTCCATGGGCGGGCTGATTACCACGATTGCCGATTTTTCAAAGTATGTGAGCTTTCACCTCTCCGCATGGCCACCCAGAAGCGAAAAAGACAATGGGCCTGTAAAACGAAGTACCCTCCGGGAAATGCATACGCCACAATATCCTTACCTATCCACTTGGGCAACCGATTGGAACAGCGAGCCCTGTGCAAGGGTCTCCGGTTATGGGTATGGACTGGGAATATCGGAAGATTGTAAAGGAATCATAAAGGTTTCCCATGGCGGGGCTCTGCCCGGTTATGGTAGTAACTATTCCTTTTTTCCCGAATATGGTATAGGAATTATGGCCTTTGGCAATTTAACCTATACCGGACCCTTGCCCTTGGATGAAATCTCTAAAATACTGTTTGAGGAACTGGAATTGCAGCCTAGAAAAAAGGTAGCTTCCCAAATGCTTAAAAACAAGAAAGACCAATTGGTATCCGCTTTGAAAACATGGGAAACTGGGATGGACACCACCGTATTTGCGGATAATTTCTTTTTGGACCGTTCCTTGGAAAAGCGAACCCAACACATTTCCGATTTGAAACAAACTATAGGCGAAATCGATTCCATCGGGGAAATACGCCCCAGAAACCAATTACGGGGAGATTTTGAAATTTATGGCAAACATGGCACCATCTCTGTTTTCTTTACCTTAAATCCTGAAATTGATCCTAAAATCCAACAGTTGGAAATGAGAATTAAACCCTAG
- a CDS encoding four helix bundle protein, with translation MVDYKNYVVWQRSHQLVLDVYSATEKFPKSEQFGIASQLNRAVLSIPTNIAEGSGRETQKELVRFLYIASGSAHEADYLLLVSKDLNFLDETIALPLINELDEIKKMLASLIRTIKKSIT, from the coding sequence GTGGTTGACTACAAAAATTATGTCGTTTGGCAACGTTCACATCAATTGGTTCTGGATGTTTATTCAGCCACTGAAAAGTTTCCAAAATCTGAGCAATTTGGAATTGCATCCCAACTAAATAGAGCAGTGCTATCCATTCCCACTAATATTGCCGAAGGCTCTGGCAGGGAAACTCAAAAAGAACTAGTTAGGTTTTTATATATTGCTTCAGGTTCGGCACACGAAGCAGATTACCTCCTATTAGTTTCCAAGGATCTTAACTTTCTTGATGAAACAATAGCTTTACCCCTAATTAATGAATTGGACGAAATAAAGAAAATGCTAGCTTCACTTATTAGAACTATAAAAAAATCCATTACTTAG
- the hemF gene encoding oxygen-dependent coproporphyrinogen oxidase: MKDKFYKYIHTLQDSITKKLESIDGKAKFQEDLWERPEGGGGRTRVIENGDVFEKGGVNISGVHGALPESMQAYFGVKDADFFACGLSLVLHPKNPMVPTVHANWRYFEMYDNDGNIVDQWFGGGQDLTPYYLFEEDAKHFHEICKGACEKHDPSFYPTYKKRCDEYFWNTHRNEARGVGGLFFDYCKATNKMSMEDWYNFVTEIGNSFLDCYIPIVTKRKGLAYTKEQRDWQEIRRGRYVEFNLVHDKGTLFGLKTNGRIESILMSLPPHVQWRYDHHPKAGSAEEKLINVLQEPKDWV; the protein is encoded by the coding sequence ATGAAGGATAAATTCTACAAGTACATACATACACTTCAGGATTCTATCACCAAAAAACTTGAATCCATTGACGGCAAGGCAAAATTTCAAGAAGATCTTTGGGAACGTCCCGAAGGAGGAGGCGGACGAACACGGGTCATTGAAAATGGGGATGTCTTCGAAAAAGGGGGCGTAAATATTTCGGGAGTACACGGAGCTTTGCCCGAAAGTATGCAGGCTTATTTTGGGGTAAAAGATGCTGATTTTTTTGCGTGCGGACTAAGTTTGGTCCTACATCCAAAAAACCCTATGGTGCCCACCGTACATGCTAATTGGCGCTATTTTGAAATGTATGATAACGATGGAAACATCGTGGATCAGTGGTTTGGTGGAGGGCAGGATTTGACTCCGTATTATTTATTCGAGGAAGACGCCAAGCACTTTCATGAAATTTGCAAAGGAGCATGTGAAAAACACGACCCCAGTTTTTATCCCACCTATAAAAAACGCTGTGATGAGTATTTTTGGAATACCCATCGGAACGAGGCTAGAGGCGTTGGTGGTCTATTTTTCGATTATTGCAAGGCAACGAATAAAATGTCCATGGAAGACTGGTACAACTTCGTTACCGAGATAGGAAACAGTTTCTTGGATTGTTATATACCGATTGTTACAAAACGTAAGGGCCTCGCCTACACCAAAGAACAAAGGGACTGGCAGGAAATCAGAAGGGGCAGGTATGTGGAATTCAATCTGGTTCATGATAAGGGCACGCTTTTCGGTTTAAAAACCAACGGTCGTATTGAAAGTATCTTGATGAGCCTTCCGCCCCATGTCCAATGGCGATATGACCATCATCCAAAAGCAGGTAGTGCCGAAGAAAAACTGATCAACGTACTGCAAGAACCAAAAGACTGGGTTTAG
- a CDS encoding DinB family protein, with protein sequence MENIKEKTSQVITPDQLLEHWQGHRRLTRKTIEAFPEDKLFDYSIGGMRPFADMVLELLGIAEPGLREIVTGQTAQLNEHLDHGNSKAKLLEAWDSATEQLNKLWAQMEEMDFQKQIVSFGQYPGTVQSSLFYFLDNEMHHRGQGYVYLRSLGIEPPMFYDRS encoded by the coding sequence ATGGAAAACATTAAGGAAAAAACATCCCAAGTAATCACGCCAGATCAATTGTTGGAACATTGGCAAGGACACAGAAGACTCACCCGAAAGACTATCGAGGCCTTTCCTGAAGACAAATTGTTCGATTATAGTATAGGAGGGATGCGCCCCTTCGCTGATATGGTTTTGGAACTTTTGGGCATTGCGGAACCGGGATTACGTGAAATTGTAACGGGGCAAACGGCTCAATTGAACGAACATCTTGACCACGGCAACAGCAAGGCGAAATTACTGGAAGCTTGGGACAGTGCCACGGAGCAACTAAACAAGCTATGGGCGCAAATGGAAGAAATGGACTTTCAGAAGCAAATCGTATCTTTTGGACAATACCCTGGAACGGTACAATCTTCCCTATTTTATTTTCTTGACAATGAAATGCATCATCGCGGTCAAGGTTATGTTTATCTACGTTCCTTAGGGATTGAACCTCCTATGTTTTATGACAGAAGCTAA